The Pseudonocardia sp. HH130630-07 DNA window CCGGGATGGTCCGCGCGAACCGGCCGTGGCGGCTGGTCCCGAGCCTGTCCCCGGCGATCGCCGCGGCCGCGGCCGGTGCCGCGTTCGGGATCTTCTACTCCAACATCTGGCAGCTCGCGACGGCGCTGGGGGTCGGGCGGCAGATCACCGTCATGGCCGTGGCCCTGGTCGCGATGACCGCGTGGCTCATCCTGGACAACGGACTGTGGGAGTCCCGCCGCAACCGGTCGCTGCGCGAGGAGATGCTGCTGTCCAACGCCTCGACGGTGCTGACCGTCGCCGTCGGCGTCGTGATCATGTTCGCGCTGCTGTTCGTCATCAGCCTGGTGACCGTGGTGCTGGTGGTGCCACCGCACTACCTCGGTACGACGCTGATGCGGGAGTCCGGGTTCGACGACTACGTGATGATCGCCTGGCTGTCGACGTCGATGGGCACGGTCGCCGGGGCGCTGGGATCCGGGTTCGCCGACGACGGTGCGGTCCGCCAGGCCGCGTACAGCCGTCGCGAGCAGGAGCGCCGGGCCCGCCTGGACCGGGCCGACGGCAGCACCGACGACCGGACGGCGGACCGGGCGGGCGACGCGTAGCCGGACCGGCCCGCGGGCTCAGGCCTCCGGCGTGCCGAGCACCCGGTACCCGACCCGCCCGTGCCGGTCCACAGTGCGCCGGACCAGGCGACCGTCGGCGCGCCGGAGGATCGTCGGCGCGGCGGCGGGCCCGCCGCCGGGCACCACCGCGCGGGCCCGGCGCAGGCGCCCGAGCTGTCCGGCGCCCACCGCGGGGAGCCGCCGCCCCCGGCCGCACTCGTGCATCTCGTTCTCGCCGTCCTGCCGATCGTCGACACCGCGGGCGTCGGCCCACGGGCGGACGAGGCTAATCGGCGAACGGGTCGAACCGGACGGCGATCCTCATATGTGATGAAGACGATCCGCTCCGATCATGTCCGGGGCAGGATCACCGCCCTCCGGGGCACACCGGCAGGACCGTCGGCCGTCGGCGTCGGGTCGCCGGTGCTCACCGTGGCTCCGTCCCGTCGTCGCCGGCAGGATCCAGCGGCATGACGACCGTGCTGAGGTCGCCGCCGTCGGCCGACCGGACGGTCATCGGGACGTCCGGTCCGCGCAGGTCGAGCAGCAGGTCGGGACCGGTCGCGGCACTGACCGCCGGGTACAGCGAGCGGAGGTCGAACGCCGCGGACAGGTCGGGACCCGCGACCCCGGCGGCGACCACGGGCGCACCCGGGCCCTCGGCACGGCCCCCGGTCACCGTGACCGCGGCGGCGCCGGCCGCCAGGCGGACCAGCGATCCGGACCGCTGCTCCAGGGCCGCGAGCAGCGCGGCCCGCGACACCGTCACCCGCGTGACGACCTCGCCCAGCGCGGCGAGCATGGCCCGGTGGTCCGGGTACTCCCCCGGCACCAGGCCCACCGGGCGGGCGTCGGCGGCCGGCCGGAACAGGACCGCGTGCGGTGTCGCCTCGATCCGCACGTCGGCGGTCCGGCGCACCGCGGCGAGCACGTCCCGGAGCTGGTCGCCGTCGAGGGTGCCCGACCACGGGACGTCGCCGGTCCGGATCGGGACCAGCGTGCGGGTGGCGAGCCGGTAGCGGTCGGTCCCGATCAGCGTCACCGACGCGGGATCGATCTCGACCCGGACACCGGCGAGCACCGGGATCTGCGGATCGTGCACCGTCGCGGCGAGCACCTGCTCCATGGCGTCGGCCAGCACCGGGCTCCGCAGCTCGGCCACGGTCCGGCCGGGGGACGCGCCGAGGCTCGACCGCAGCGCGGCGGCCGTGCGCCGGGCCTCGGCGATCCCGGCCGCGGCCCGGGCGACGTGCTCGTCGATCGACCGGACCGCCTCGTCCGGGTCGGCGTCGAGCACCGTGCCGACCCGGACGAGCGGCATCCCGATCTCGCGGAGCCGGCGTACCGCGACCGCCCGCTCCTCCTGGTCGGCGCGGTAGTACCGGTAGCCCGACGCCGGGTCGACCCACGCCGGAGGGAGCAGACCGGCGTCGTCGTAGAACCGCAGGGCGCCGGGCGTGAGCCCGCAGCGGCGGGCGAACACGCCGATGGACATCAGGTCTGGTTCGGTCACGCGGACGATCCTCGGGTCTCGGGCAACCCGAGGGTCAAGCGTCCGGCCGCCTCGACAGCCATTAAAACAGTCGTTAGTTTATTTGGATGGCCGACGACACCTGCGACCTGTTGTGCCTCGACCTCCCGGAGGCCGAGCGGATCCGGGCCACGCTCCCGGCCCTCGACCTTCTCGAACCGGCCGCCGGTGTCGCCCGCGGGCTGGGCGACCCCACCCGGCTGCGCGTGGCGGCGGCGCTGCTGGCCGGTACCGAGCTGTGCGTCTGCGATCTCGCGTGGGTGTCCGGCGCGTCCCAGGCGCTGGTCTCCCACCACGCACGACGGCTGCGCACGGCCGGCGTCGTCGCCGCCCGCCGGGACGGGCGGATGGTGATGTACCGGCTCACCGGGCACGGTCGCGCCGTGCTGACGGTGCTGCTCGGCACCGACGACCGGCCCGCCGCGGAGCGCGTGCCGGGTACCGGCCGTGGCTGACGCCTGCTGCGCCCCGGCACCGGGCGCGGACGCCCCGGAGGAACCGGAGGCGCCGGAGCCGGTCCGGCTGCACCGGGTCCGTGAACTCCGGCTCGCAGCGGTGGCGGCGGTCCTGCTCGCCGGCGCGCTCGTCGCCGGGTCCGCGGGAGCCCCGGCCCTCGCGGTCGCCGCGACGGAGCTCGTCGCCGCGGTGGTGGCCGGCTCGGCGTTCGTGCCGTCGGCGGTCCGTGCGGCACTCCGCGGGCGGGTCGGCGTCGGGCTGCTCATGACGATCGCCGCCGTCGGCGCGGTCGCGCTCGGCCGCTTCTCCGAGGCCGCCCTGCTGGGCGTGCTGTTCTCGATCGCCGAGGGGCTGGAGCAGCACGCGGTCGCGCGTACCCGGCGCGGCCTGCGCGCCCTGCTGGACCTGGTGCCGCGGACGGCGTCGGTGCTGCGCGCGGGGCGGGAGACCCCGGTGCCGCCCGGGGAGCTGCGCCCCGGTGACGTCCTCGTCCTGCGCCCGGGCGAGCGGGCACCCACCGACGGGGTGATCCGCTCCGGCCGGACCGGGCTCGATCTCGCCGCGGTGACCGGCGAGTCCGTCCCGGTGGACGCCGGTCCCGGGGACGCGGTGTTCGCCGGTGCGATCAACGGGGGATCCGCGATCGAGGTGGAGGTGACCGTCCCGGTCGCGGACAGCTCGCTGGCCAGGGTCGTGCACCTCGTGGAGCAGGCGCAGGAGCGCAAGGGCTCCGGGCAGCGGCTCGCCGACCGGATAGCCCGGCCGCTCGTCCCGGCGATCATGGTCCTGGCCGGTCTGGTCGCCGTGCTCGGGACACTGCTCGGCGACGACCCGGTGACCTGGCTGGAGCGGGCGCTGGTCGTGCTGGTCGCGGCCGCCCCCTGCGCGCTGGCGCTGGCGGTGCCGCTGACCGTGGTCGCCGCGGTCGGGGCGGCGAGCCGCAACGGGATCCTCGTCAAGGGCGGTGCGGCGCTGGAGGAGCTCGGCCGGGTCCGGGTGGTGGCGCTGGACAAGACCGGCACCATGACCCGCAACCGTCCGGAGGTCGTCGAGGTGCTCGGCGAGCCCGGTGTGGTGCTGACCCTCGCCGCCGGGCTGGAACGGCGCAGCGAGCATCCGCTGGCCCGGGCGGTCCTCGCCGCGGCCGGCGCGGCGGACCGGCCGGACGTCCGGATCGCCGAGGTCACGACGGTGCCCGGACACGGCGTCACCGGCGTGCTCGACGGCGGCACGCTGCGGCTCGGACGGCCCGGCTGGATCGACCCCGGTCCGTTCGCCACCGGGGTGGCACGGTGGCAGGCCGCCGGGGCGACCGTCGTCCTGCTCGAGCGCGACGACGTGCCGCTCGGTGCGCTCGCCGTCCGGGACGAGCTGCGTCCCGAGGCGGCCGCGGCGGTCACGCGGTTGCGGGCGCTCGGCCTCGGCGTCGCGATGCTCACCGGGGACAACCGGGCGACCGCGGCGGCCGTCGCGGTCCGGGCCGGTGTCGACGACGTCCACGCCGAGCTACGCCCGGCGGACAAGGCCGCGCTGGTCACCGCGCTCGGCCGGGGCGGGGCCGCCGGTCGGCGCCGGGCGGTCGCGATGGTCGGCGACGGCATCAACGACGCACCGGCGCTCGCCACCGCCGACGTCGGCGTCGCGATGGGGCCATGGGGAGCGACGTCGCCGTGGAGACCGCCGACGTCGCGCTCATGGGTGAGGACCTGCGGCAGCTGCCCCGGGCGCTGGCGCACGCCCGGCGCTGCCGGCGGATCATGCTGCAGAACGTCGCGCTGTCCCTGGCCGTCATCGCGATCCTGGTCCCGCTGGCCGTCGTGGGCGTGCTCGGCCTGGCGACCGTCGTGCTGGTCCACGAGACCGCGGAGGTGCTGGTCATCCTCAACGCGCTGCGGGCGGCACGCTTCGGCACCGCGCCGCCCGCGGAGCGCGTCGGGCGCACCCCACCGGCCACACCGCACGCCGTGGGGTGACCGGCAGACGGTCGGATCAGCCCTCGGCGAGTGCCTCGTCGAGGGCCCGGCGCGGGTCGTCGACCGTCTCCGGCTGCAGCCGCTCGCCGTCGACGAAGAACGTCGGCGTGCCCTGCACACCCAGCGCGTAACCGTCGCGGCGGTCGGCGTCGATCCGCTGCCCGGTCTCGGGCGCCGCGTACGCCGCGTCGTACCGGGCCAGGTCGAGGCCCAGGTCCCGGGCGTAGCCACGGAACCGCTCGTCCATCGGGACCTGCTGCTCGCCCCACTCGGACTGGGTCTCGAACATGCGCTGGTACATCGGCTCCAGCCGGCCCTGCTGGGCCGCGGCCTCCACCGCGCGGGCGGCGCGCTCGGCGTTGGCGTGGCTCGGCCCGGGGAAGTACCGGATCACGAAGTTGACGCGGTCTCCGTACTGCTCGCGGAGCTGCTCGATCACCGGGTACACCGCGCCGCAGGCCTCGCACTCGAAGTCGAGGAACTCGACGAAGTCGACGGTCGCGCCGGGCGCCGAGGACAGCCGGTGGCTGTCGGCCCGGACCGCGACCGCCGCCGCCCGGCCGGGGTCGGAGACGTCCTCGTCGCCGGAGCGGCCGATGACGAGCAGAGCGCCGACCGCCACGACGAACACGGCGACGATGACCAGCGAGAACGTCAGGTTGGACAGGCCCGTGCGGGGAGCGGTGGACGGTACGCCGCGGCGTCGGGTGGAGCGGGTCATGACGGCCTCTCGGATCGCGTGCCGGGCCGTCGCGGCACGATGCCGGGCCCGGGCAGGGTGATGTGCGGCGGGCCGGGCGCACGAGGGCCCGGCGAGCACGTCTAGATCCGGAAGACCTGCAGGTCGGCGGCGGTGTGCCGGGACAGGAGGGGCGGCGCCCGGTCGGTCACGCACATCCGCGGCGCCGCGGTCGCAGCACCGGCCGGACGGTCCGGCAGCACCACCGGGGCCGGGTGCCCGACCGTGGGGGCCGCGGTCGACAGCCGCCCGGCCGCAGCGTGCTCCACCGGGGCGCCGTGGCACCCGTGCGCGCGCTCCGCGGCGGACGCCTGGGCAGTGGGGCCGACCGTCGCGCACGAGGTGAGGCCCATCGCGAGCACGGCGAGGAGCCCGACCGCGACCACGGCCGACCACTGCGCGACTCGCCGCACCCGCTCCCCCTCCGACCGGGTGAGGTTAGCGCGCGCCCGCGGCGGAACCGGTCACGACGCCGGTTCCCGGCCCCTGCGGGCGCCGGGAGACGCGCTGCCCGACGGCCACCGCGACCCACGCCAGGCCGATCCCCACCCGGCCCGGGGCCAGATCGGCGGGCCGCGGGTGCTGGCCGTCGGCGGTGTTCTGAGCCGGCTGCCAGACCCTGACGCGCTCGCGACCGGGTGTCGCCATCATCCGGCTAGGCTGGGCGGCCCTCGTCGCACCGCCCGGGAGTCAGCGTGCCCCTGTTCCCCCCGACCGAACCGTTCGACTGCGGTCTGCTCGACGTGGGGGGCGGCCACCACGTGTACTGGGAGCGCTGCGGAACCCGGGGCGCGCGGCCCGCCCTGTACCTGCACGGCGGGCCCGGCAGCGGCGCGGGCGCCGGTGCCCGCCGGTACTTCGACCCGGAGTCGTCCGACGTCGTGCTGCTCGACCAGCGCGGGTGCGGCCGGAGCCGGCCGTCGCTGGGGGACCCGACCGTCGGGCTCGACGGGCACACCACCCGGGACCTGGTCGCCGACCTGGAGAGACTGCGGGAGCTGCACGGGTTCGCCGCCTGGACCGTCCTGGGCGTCTCCTGGGGCAGCACGCTGGCCCTGTCCTACGCCCAGGCCCACCGCGAGCGGGTCGACGGCATGGTCCTCGCCGCCGTCACGACGACGACGGCCCGGGAGGTCGCGTGGCTCACCGAGGACGTGGGGCGGTTCTTCCCGCAGGAGTGGGAGCGGTTCGCCGGCGCCGTCCCCGAGCGGCTCCGCGGGCGACGGCTCGTCGACGCCTACGCCGAGATGCTCGCCGATCCGGACCCGGGCGTCCGGGAGCACGCGGCCCGCGAGTGGTGCCGGTGGGAGGACGCGATCGTGTCCCTCGATCCCGGCCACCGGCAGCAGGACCGCTTCCGGGACCCGGACTTCCGCTACCTGTTCGCCCGCACCGTCACGCACTACTTCCGGCACGCCGCCTTCCAGCCGGACGGACGGCTGCTGCGCGACGCACCCGGCCTCGACGGGATTCCCGGCGTGCTGATCCACGGACGGCTCGACGTCGGCGGGCCGCTGGACACCGCCTGGCGGCTGCACCGGCGCTGGGCGACCAGCCGCCTGCAGGTGCTCGACGACACCGGCCACGGCGGCACGACGAGCTTCACCGACGCCGTCGTCGACGGGCTGGCCGAGGTCACCGCCGGGTGAGGCCCTGTTCGCCGTACCGGGGTTGACCGGGCGCGCGTCCGCTTCGCACAGTGGAGGTCGCAGTCCATCGAGTCCACTCCCGGATCGGAGACCCGCGGTGAAGTACCTGTTCGTCAACGGACGGCTCGCCATCCAGATCCGGTACTGGGAGGAGCCCGGGTTCGGCGACGGCGGCGCCCGGGTCGAGTTGCGCCGGGTCACGCAGGTGGAGGGCACGGCGCACCGGGCCGGTGCCGCGGGGTGCACGGTCAGCCCGGTCCGGCCGGACGGGCTGTGGCGCGCCGACCTGTTCCTGAACCTCGACCGGCCGGGCGAGGGCTGCTTCCACCACCACCCCACCTTCTCGGCCACCGACGTCGGCGGCCGGGAGTTCGAGCGGGCGATCACCGACGATCCGCGGCGCTGGATCGAGGACCGCCTGCGCGACCTGCCGGCGTTGCTCGCGCTGTGCGGCGGAGAGGACGTCCTGTCCTCGGTGGACCTCGACGAACACCGGCGCGCGCTCCCGCTGATGCTGACGGCGGTGGAGCAGTGCCTGGCCCGGCTGCCGGCCGAGCTGGTCCGCCGGCACGCCTCGGCCGGGAGCTGACCGCTCACCCGTGGTGCAGCCCCGGTAGCTCCTCCGGCGGGAACGTGGCCGTCCGGTTCCCGACGGCGAGCAGCCGGTAGGTCATCTCCGCCGCCTGCTCCAGGTTCAGCGCACGCCGGTAGGCCGACGCCGGGTCCGCACCGACGCAGGAGCTGCCGTGGTGGGCCATGAGGACGCAGTCCGCGTCGGCGACGGCGGCCGCCGCGGAGTCGGCCAGCGCGTCGCTGCCGTTCGGGTGGAACGCGGTGCGGGCGATCCGCCGCACGTAGTGGGCGTGGTCCATCGTGACCAGCCGGATCTCCTCCCCCAGCGCGTCCACCAGCAACGACGCCTGCGGGTGCAGGTGGATCACGGCCTGGACGTCCGCACGGGCCTCGTAGGTGCGGGTGTGCAGCCGCCACTCGCTCGACGGCCGCCCGGTCCCGGCCCGCACCCGGCCGTGGCCGTCGACGACGCAGAAGTCGTCCACGCCCAGCCGGTCGAGCCAGGTTCCCGCACACGTGACGAGATAGCGGTCCGCGCCGAGCCGGACCGACAGGTTGCCGCCGCTGGCGAGGACGAGCCCGCGGGACACCGCGTCCGCCCCGATCCGGATCAGCTCGGTGCACCGGTCCGCGGGGACGACGCCGTCCGCCTCGATGGTCGGGGCCACGGTGCGGATGTCCTCCTCGATCCCGGCGCCGCCGCACCGGCCGGGTGTCCGACGACGGTCGGCGCGACCCGCCGCCCCTTCCGGTCCAGCCTGCACGAGACCGCACCGCCAGGACAGCCGGAGCCGGTGGCGGACGACGCCCGGAGCCACCGGGGGCAGCGGTCGGCTGTTCCTCCCACGGCCGGCCGTTCCGTCGTGATCGCATGCCGCCACCGACCACCGTGCTCTGACGACAGGGCCGACGATCGTCCGGGCCGTCATCGCGGCCGGTGCACCGGGATGCGCTGGGTCTGCGCGTCGGCGTCGTCGAGCGGTCCGGGGTCGCGCCGGGCGATCGGGTGCCCGTGATCGGCGCCGCGCTCAGCCCCCGTCCGGGCGCACCCGCAGCAACTGTCCCGCGGTGAGCGCCACC harbors:
- a CDS encoding DNA polymerase III subunit beta family protein; translated protein: MTEPDLMSIGVFARRCGLTPGALRFYDDAGLLPPAWVDPASGYRYYRADQEERAVAVRRLREIGMPLVRVGTVLDADPDEAVRSIDEHVARAAAGIAEARRTAAALRSSLGASPGRTVAELRSPVLADAMEQVLAATVHDPQIPVLAGVRVEIDPASVTLIGTDRYRLATRTLVPIRTGDVPWSGTLDGDQLRDVLAAVRRTADVRIEATPHAVLFRPAADARPVGLVPGEYPDHRAMLAALGEVVTRVTVSRAALLAALEQRSGSLVRLAAGAAAVTVTGGRAEGPGAPVVAAGVAGPDLSAAFDLRSLYPAVSAATGPDLLLDLRGPDVPMTVRSADGGDLSTVVMPLDPAGDDGTEPR
- a CDS encoding ArsR/SmtB family transcription factor; this encodes MADDTCDLLCLDLPEAERIRATLPALDLLEPAAGVARGLGDPTRLRVAAALLAGTELCVCDLAWVSGASQALVSHHARRLRTAGVVAARRDGRMVMYRLTGHGRAVLTVLLGTDDRPAAERVPGTGRG
- a CDS encoding DsbA family protein — protein: MTRSTRRRGVPSTAPRTGLSNLTFSLVIVAVFVVAVGALLVIGRSGDEDVSDPGRAAAVAVRADSHRLSSAPGATVDFVEFLDFECEACGAVYPVIEQLREQYGDRVNFVIRYFPGPSHANAERAARAVEAAAQQGRLEPMYQRMFETQSEWGEQQVPMDERFRGYARDLGLDLARYDAAYAAPETGQRIDADRRDGYALGVQGTPTFFVDGERLQPETVDDPRRALDEALAEG
- the pip gene encoding prolyl aminopeptidase encodes the protein MPLFPPTEPFDCGLLDVGGGHHVYWERCGTRGARPALYLHGGPGSGAGAGARRYFDPESSDVVLLDQRGCGRSRPSLGDPTVGLDGHTTRDLVADLERLRELHGFAAWTVLGVSWGSTLALSYAQAHRERVDGMVLAAVTTTTAREVAWLTEDVGRFFPQEWERFAGAVPERLRGRRLVDAYAEMLADPDPGVREHAAREWCRWEDAIVSLDPGHRQQDRFRDPDFRYLFARTVTHYFRHAAFQPDGRLLRDAPGLDGIPGVLIHGRLDVGGPLDTAWRLHRRWATSRLQVLDDTGHGGTTSFTDAVVDGLAEVTAG
- a CDS encoding class II aldolase/adducin family protein — encoded protein: MAPTIEADGVVPADRCTELIRIGADAVSRGLVLASGGNLSVRLGADRYLVTCAGTWLDRLGVDDFCVVDGHGRVRAGTGRPSSEWRLHTRTYEARADVQAVIHLHPQASLLVDALGEEIRLVTMDHAHYVRRIARTAFHPNGSDALADSAAAAVADADCVLMAHHGSSCVGADPASAYRRALNLEQAAEMTYRLLAVGNRTATFPPEELPGLHHG